The following are from one region of the Juglans regia cultivar Chandler chromosome 10, Walnut 2.0, whole genome shotgun sequence genome:
- the LOC109021754 gene encoding uncharacterized protein LOC109021754 codes for MVRRFSRNTRLENHSDEPLKVVATVDRTFVKDVAFPIIQPREHGYICYADLGIEYNGGRLVEVLFYLGDRQTKPILTSQIRDHEKIIFFKHDDGTIDHDLIKGSMVNMNGIVISMKGAVKKIKSLLRFRIPLGVIEVDDDDKHSPRVL; via the exons ATGGTGAGACGTTTCTCGAGAAACACCAGACTCGAGAACCATTCTGACGAACCACTGAAGGTTGTTGCGACAGTGGATAGGACGTTTGTAAAGGATGTCGCATTTCCAATAATCCAACCGCGTGAGCACGGGTACATCTGCTACGCCGATTTGGGGATAGAATACAATGGTGGGCGCCTAGTAGAAGTGCTTTTTTACCTCGGAGATCGGCAGACGAAACCAATATTGACATCGCAAATAAGGGaccatgagaaaataatattcttcaaaCACGATGATGGAACCATCGACCACGATCTTATCAAGGGAAGTATGGTCAACATGAACGG GATAGTTATCTCGATGAAAGGCGCGGTGAAAAAGATCAAGTCATTGCTACGGTTTCGAATACCCCTCGGTGTGATTGAAGTGGATGACGACGACAAGCATTCTCCGAGAGTTCTTTAG